The Wolbachia endosymbiont of Ctenocephalides felis wCfeT genomic interval AAATTATTCGAGAGAAAGTAAAAGATTTTCTAAAAGATGATTCTCGTTTTCAAGGTAGCATTGCAGAAGAATTAAGAAATAATCCTGGAAATGCAAAAGGTCCACAAGGTGAAAGAGGCCCAAGAGGCCACTCAGCTCCACCTGGGAGGCATGGTGAAGATGGTAGAAATGGAGTAGCAGGCCCACAAGGTGATCAAGGTGAAAGAGGCCCAAGAGGTTACCCAGGTACATCTGGAAGGCCAGGTGAAGATGGAGTGGATGGTAAGCCAGGGCAGCCTGGTGCAACAGGTGATCAAGGTGAAAGAGGCCCAAGAGGTTACCCAGGTCCACCTGGAAGACCTGGTAAAGATGGTGAAAATGGAGCAGATGGTAAGCCAGGGCAGCCTGGTTCTATAGGACCTCAAGGTTATCCTGGTGCAAAAGGTCCACAAGGTGAGCAAGGTGAAAGAGGTCCAAGAGGCCACTCTGGTCCATCTGGAAGACCTGGTAAAGATGGTGAAGATGGAGTAGATGGTCAGCCAGGGCAGCCTGGTGCAACAGGTGAGCAAGGCGAAAGAGGCCCAAGAGGTCATCCAGGTCCATCTGGAAGATCTGGTGAAGATGGAGCAGATGGTAAACCAGGGAAACCTGGTTCTATAGGACCTCAAGGCAGTACCGGTGCAAAAGGTCCACAAGGTGAGCAAGGTGAAAGAGGCCCAAGAGGCCCAAGAGGCCACTCTGGTCTACCTGGAAGACCTGGTGCAGATGGAAAAGATGGAGTAGATGGTCAGCAAGGGCAACCTGGTGCAACAGGTGAGCAAGGCGAAAGAGGGCGGTTACCCAGGTACACATGGAAGGCCAGGTGAAGATGGTGAAGATGGAGTAGATGGTCAGCCAGGGCAGCCTGGTGCAACAGGTGAGCAAGGCGAAAGGGGGCCAAGAGGTTACCCAGGTACATCTGGAAGGCCCGGTGAAGATGGTAAAGATGGAGCAGATGGTCAGCAGGGTGAAATGGGCCCTCAAGGACCGCGTGGACAACCAGGAGAAAAGGGTGAAAAAGGAGAGATTTCTGATTTTAGCTCAATAATAGACGCTAATCACTCTCAGAAGAAGTCTTTATTGAGAATCATACAAGATACTGAGAATCAGAAAAAAGCAAAAATAGTCACAGAAATAAATGGACAAGAAGAGACAGTTGCAAAATTTTTAGAAGTTGGACATTTTTTCAAAAATGATGATCTGTACATAAGAAACCACATAACTGGTAGTAATATACTAATTCCTAAAGACTTTCATTTTCTTAAAGTAATTAAAGATGACCTACAGAGTTACAAACTAGCTTTTTGTAATAATCTGGGAAATCTATTCTTTGAGCATAAAAAATATGATCCAGAGTATACAAGTTTACCAAAAGAATATAAGTCTATTGACTTACAATACATGAAAAACGCCGTAAATATTGATCTGAGTAAGTATTACTATCATACGCACACACCATTATTTGCGATAAAGAGGGGAGAGCTTTAGGGACAATCTTTTGAAAATTACAAAGCTTACATATACGAAAATGCAAGGAATAAAAAAATAGGAACTTTAGCTGATGCATTTGGCTATTTTGATGGAGATAAGTTTCATTATGTGAATCATCATCAAGGGTCTAATCAATAACCGCAAAGTTTAGATGTTACAATAAGAGATTGCAAAGGCGATTTTCAAGCTAGCGATGACATCACAATGCATGCAATTGTGCTAAACCATGACTTACTCAGTTGTTAACTTTTATCACGAAGTTGGTCTATGGATATAATGCTACCGTTTGATGATCTTTCAATGCTTTGATATTCTTCATTAGAGTTAAAATTGATCTTATCAAATACCAAAACATCCCCTGAAATTTTATCATGAAACTCATTGATAGCAAAAAAAGGTATGGTAATCTGTTCTTGTTTGCCGCGAAAACTTAAGTTGACGCTGAACTTATCTTCAAAGACTTTTAAGTTGAAAAATTGATGCTGTAGCACAATAAGCATTTGAGAAGGATATGACTTTTTTAGGTAATCTGGTATAATTACATCATTAAAGTATGTGAAAAATAATATTTCTAAATGAGGAGTAAAATCATTACTTGATATAACGTCTAGAGCTTTTTTTATAACTTGCAATTTGTTAGAGTTAAGCGATTTTTTATAATCTGTATGTTCCATATAACCTTCATTGACATAACGTGGGAAACTTCTGTTACCCGGTGTTCCCCAAACCGTGCTTACAACAATGAATTATTGTGCTTAAATTAAGCAGCAAATGCTACATTGTCTTCAGCTGCAAAATTATCGTTTGCATCTAAATTATGAACTCTTAACGGTGGTGTCTAACCGAGCAAAGGTACCATCTTTACTATGCATGTCGATCCTAATTCGCCCCCATAACTCAAAATCATTTCAAAACTATGGTGGAGGCGCCGAGTACTGCCCTCAGGTCCAATACACCTATTACAAGGTAAGTTTATTGCCATAGTACATAGGATGTACATAACTATTATACAGTAATATTGAACAAATGTCAAGGTATTCGACTTTGTATTAAGCCAAAATTAAAAGTTATTAAACTTCTTTAAAATTCTCTTATTTCTTTATTAAATAAATAAATTTCTTTTTTAGGAAAATATATGATAATAGAAATTATATATTTTTTTAATAAAATATGTAATGATAGAAATTTATGTATAGGAAAATGAATAAGCAAATTCAAACCAGCAGCTTTATGAATATAGATGACAAAATATATGTATCTATATGTGTATTTTTTGCAGTGTTAGTTGTAGTTGGTAATTTAATATACCAAAAGTTTGTTTCACTGCCTATTTTTTCAATACATACTTTCGAACTATCAGTTGGAGCAATATTATATCCCTTAACCTTTTTACTTACGGATTTAATTACTGAATTCTATGGCAAGGAGAAATCAAGGTTCTGTGTAAAACTTACTATTGTAATGAATCTTATTGTAGCAAGTATAATCATGTTGATGGATAGCTTAAGTGCCACCGGATGGTCAAAAATTGATAATGAACTTTTTCACTTAGTATTTGGCAAGTATGGTGTTAATTTTATTGCTTCTATGATTGCATGCTATGTTGCACAATATGTTGATATTAAGATATATCTATGGATAAAAAATGCAACCAAAAACAAGTTTTTATGGCTACGAAGCAATGGTAGTACGGCTATCTCTCTATTAATTGATACATCTCTTGTTATTAGTATATTATGTATCTTTAATGTATTACCACCAGACCGCATGTTTTCACTAATTGCCAGTAGTTATTCATTTAAATTTTTCTTTACTATATGCAGCACTCCCATATTTTACCTTGCAGTGCAGACAGTTAAGGTAATAAAGAAAAATAGCAATTGTTGAGTGTATCCATTCAGGTGTATGGCTTAAGAAGCAATAGCCAGTAGGTTTTGAAAAGGATTTAACTTCTTTTGCCTCCAAGTCAAGTACAATGAAATTATCCTCTCAAGAAACATATTTCCCCGTTTCGATTGTGTAAAATATGAAACTTTTCGGTAAACAACGTAATGCCGAATCTGTCGCTCAGCATAGTTGTTTGTCAGTGGAATATTTTCTGGATCGTCCAAAAATTTCCACATCATCAGATCCGATTTCATGATATTTTTTGCTACTCGAGACGCTCCAATTGCCTCGGGTAAATTTGATATATTCTTTAAGTAATATCTCGTTCGCTTGCGTAATTTTCTTGCTCTTCTTATGAACCTTAATGTGTCTATTTCATCCTTTAACAGAGCTTTTTTCAATGCAAATAATTCAGTAGCAACATTCCTTAAATAATACCCCAAAACTTTCACTTCGCTATTCCAACTATGAGACAACCTTTCAAAATCTCTTGCTAAATGTGCCCAACAGACCTGCCTTTTCTTGCTGGAAAAGTAGTTGTAAGCTGCATATCTGTCGGTCACTACTAGGTTGTTATTCTTTCCAAATTTACTATTTTCCAGGACTTTCATCCCTCTTGACTCTGTCAATTTGATCACACTTCCTATTTTGCTCGCAAACATCCATCACCAGCCCTGTTTACCTTTGTTGTAATGGCTAGTTTCATCGATATGTAAAATTTTGCTCTTGCTTACCTCTTCCTCAATTTGCTCATATGCTTCTTGGCATTTTTCTGCCACTCTAGCCTCGCTATTTGATACACTACCGACGCTGATATCCAGGTTGAAAATGTCCTTTATAATATTTGCCACTTCTTTTTTCGAATTCTTGTAAAATCCACTTAATGCTGCAATTACTGACTTAACTCTTGGACCAAATGTGTCCGCAGTTACTCCTTCTTGTAGCTTGCTACTTTTTCTTTTTCCACATCTTTTGCAACGTCCATGCTCTAGTTGATATTCAACTACATACGGCTTGATTTCCGGCAAATCGACCTTTTGATGAGTATACGGATCTTTTGATACCGCAATTTCTCCTCCGCACTCACACGTATTGGGCAGTTCTATTTTTACCATCTCATCTGCCTCCATTTTAGGGCGGTAACTGCCTTTATGTCCAACCTGTGCTCCTACTTTCCTGTCACTTTTTGGCTTATTTTCCCTCATCTTATATAATTCTTTGGAGCTTGGTATAGATGAATTTTTTGAACTTAAGCCAAGCCTTTCTTTTAACTCAGCGTTTTCGATCCTTAGCGCTTTATTTTCTGCTTTAAGCTCTTCTATTTTTGTTTCTAACTTTTCTATAGTCTGCTTAAACTTTCGCAAAATTCTAAAAGATCAACCATATTACCTCACAGCCACTCTAGTTTACCTTTTTAGCATTCCTTGTCTACTCTTTATTTTACCGCCCGGCTGAATGGATACAGCAAATTAGTTCACACACATATTTTACTAAGTGGTCAGCACTGATATTAAAATGCTCATACAGCGTTTTGTAAGGTGCTGATTCCCCAAAGCTTTTCATGCCGATAAATATACCATTTGAGCCTATATATTTATGCCAACCCATTTCACTTCCGGCTTCAATTGCAACTTTAGTGCTATTATTTCCTAATATTGTTGCTTTATATTCATCATTTTGCTCATCAAAAAGCCTCCAACATGGCATAGAAACAACTCTAATACCCATACCTTTTTCTTGTAATTTATTTTTCGCTTCAATTGCAATTTCAACTTCAGATCCGGTGGCAAAGATAGTAACTTCTAATTTTCCTGAATATTCAGAGAGTATATATGCACCAAATTTAGACAAGTTAGCAGATTGATCAGCATTGTAGTGAAACTTACGTACGTAATTCACATTCTGCCTTGAAAGTGCAAAGAGTGCTGGTGATTCTTTTTTCTCCAATGCAATACTAATGCACTCTAACGCTTCAATTGCATCTGCAGGTCTAAAAACGTAGAGGTTTGGTATTGCGCGCAGAGAAGATAAATGCTCTATTGGCTGGTGAGTTGGGCCATCCTCTCCAACTCCAATTGAATCGTGAGTCATAACGTACATAACTTGCTGTTTCATTAAAGCTGAAAGGCGTATAGCAGGCCTGCAATAATCAGAAAATACCAAAAAAGTGCCACTATAGGGAATAATACCACCGTGGAGAGCCATTCCATTCATACAAGCTGCCATAGCGTGCTCCCTTATTCCATAATGCACGTAAGAGCCATTATAATTATTACTGTCTATTACTTGCATATGTTTATATTTGGTGCAATTTGATCCAGTAAGATCAGCAGATCCACCAATCAACTCTGGCATAGATTTTGTTAACAATTCCATCACTCTACCAAAAGAAGAGCGTGTAGCTTCGTTTGGCATTGATTCGTGTATTTGTTTCTTTAAGCTAGTTAAGTTATTATTGATATTATCTGGCAAGCGCTTGTCTAGTCTTCTTTGAAGTTCTTTATGATCCTCTGTCATCCGAGTAGCTGACACTGGGATCCAGTCTTCTTGCTTTCTGGATTCCAGCGTCACGCGCTGGAATGACAACGATGAATTATAATTCTTTTGCGCTCTTTCAGTCGTTTTTTTCCACTCATTTCTTACATCTTCTGGCACATCAAATGGTTCATAATTCCAGTTTAATTTCTCCCTCATATTTTTTATATCTTCTTCTGTAAAAGCACCGCTATGAGCAGCAGATGTGCCAGCACGACTTGAAAATTTTCCAATAATAGTTTTGCAGCAGATCAGTGTTGGCTTGTCAGATTTTTGAGCCTGTTCTATTGCAAGAGATATTGCTTCAAAGTTATGTCCATCAATTTTGTTTACGTTCCACCCGTATGTTAAAAATCTTTTTTCCACATCATCAGAGCAAGAAAGACCAGTAGAGCCATCTATGGAGATGTCGTTATCATCAAATAGCGCTATTAATTTATTTAACTTAAGATGCCCAGCAAGGGATGCTGCTTCATGGCTTATTCCTTCCATAAGGCAGCCATCTCCAAGCATTACGTAAGTGTAGTGGTTAACTTCGAGTTGTCTTGCAAGTATCGACTCAGCAAGCGCCATACCAACAGCAACTGCAAGTCCCTGTCCAAGTGGACCTGTTGTTGCTTCAACTCCTGGAGTCAAGCCAAATTCTGGGTGGCCTGGAGTTTTAGATCCTAATTGCCTGAAGTTTTTTATCTCATCTATGTCAACATAACCCGTAAGGTATAATATGGAATATAACAGCATTGAACCATGGCCATTTGATAGGACAAAGCGGTCTCTATTGAACCATTGTGGATCATTAGGGTTATGATTTAGATATTTGGTAAATAAAACAGCTGCAACATCTGCCATTCCAAGCGGCATACCTGGATGACCAGAATTTGCCTTTTGCACTGCATCAATGGATAAAAAACGGATTGCATTAGCCATTGTTTCCAGTGGTAAATGATTCATATATCGATGGAAAAGTTTAAAGTGCAAGTATAAGTGATTATATAGGCAAAAACAAGTTGACACTTAGTGCTAAAATCCTTAATAATCTAGAGATAAATTGTGAGAATTTTGATATGACAACTGTTGTAACTAGGAAATATAGGATCAGCCGTAGGCTTGGAGTAAATTTATGGGGTAGAGCAAAGGATCCTGTAAACAAAAGGAAGTATCCTCCAGGTCAACATGGTATTATTGGATTTAAGAAACAGTCTGACTTTGGAAAGCAGTTTGCTGCGCATAAGAAGTTTAAGTTTTACTATGCAATCTCAAGTAAGCAGCTTAGACGGACATTTTTGGATGCTTATAACAGGAGAGGTTATACAGCTGACAATTTTATCGGTATTTTAGAGTCAAGGTTAAGTTCTGTTTTATACCACTCTGGTCTTGTACCAACGATTTATGCAGCAAAACAACTAATATCTCACAAGCATGTTACAGTTAATGATAAGGTGGTAAATATCTCTAGTTATCGAGTAAAATCAGGTGATGTGGTGAAAATTAGAGAACGGGCAGCAAAGATTCCTGCAGTGGTAGAGGCTGCACAAAGACAAGAACGTAAGGCTCCGGATTACTTAGAAGTACAGATTGAAGAGCGTTCAGTAAAATATTTAAGAGCGCCTCAATATTCTGAGGTACCTTACTCAGCAGACATGGGAGTGAATCTAGTAGTAGAATTCTATTCTAGGTAAGTAAAAAGAGCCCGTGTGGCGGAATCGGTAGACGCAGCGGACTTAAAATCCGTGGGTTTTGCGACCTTGGGAGTTCAAGTCTCCCCATGGGCACCAATCAGTTTAGTTTAGATCAAAATAATATGAAATGGCTTGATATAGAAGATATAGCAGAAGCACTGGAGGAAAAATTTCCTGACGAGGATGTAATTAGCATTAGATTTACTGAGCTTAAAAAAAAGGTTTTGAATTTAGAAAAATTTGATGATGATGAAAAACGCTGCAATGAGAAAATACTAGAGGCCATTCAAGCAGCTTGGCTTGGGGAGAGATCTTAACAAAACAAATACGATAGCATGATAAGTATCCATTCAGGTGTATGGCTTAAGAAGCAATAGCCAGTAGGTTTTGAAAAGGATTTAACTTCTTTTGCCTCCAAGTCAAGTACAATGAAATTATCCTCTCAAGAAACATATTTCCCCGTTTCGATTGTGTAAAATATGAAACTTTTCGGTAAACAACGTAATGCCGAATCTGTTGCTCAGCATAGTTGTTTGTCAGTGGAATATTTTCTGGATCGTCCAAAAATTTCCACATCATCAGATCCGATTTCATGATATTTTTTGCTACTCGAGACGCTCCAATTGCCTCGGGTAAATTTGATATATTCTTTAAGTAATATCTCGTTCGCTTGCATAATTTTCTTGCTCTTCTTATGAACCTTAATGTGTCTATTTCATCCTTTAACAGAGCTTTTTTCAATGCAAATAATTCAGTAGCAACATTCCTTAAATAATACCCCAAAACTTTCACTTCGCTATTCCAACTATGAGACAACCTTTCAAAATCTCTTGCTAAATGTGCCCAACAGACCTGCCTTTTCTTGCTGGAAAAGTAGTTGTAAGCTGCATATCTGTCGGTCACTACTAGGTTGTTATTCTTTCCAAATTTACTATTTTCCAGGACTTTCATCCCTCTTGACTCTGTCAATTTGATCACACTTCCTATTTTGCTCGCAAACATCCAGCACCAGCCCTGTTTACCTTTGTTGTAATGGCTAGTTTCATCGATATGTAAAATTTTGCTCTTGCTTACCTCTTCCTCAATTTGCTCATATGCTTCTTGGCATTTTTCTGCCACTCTAGCCTCGCTATTTGATACACTACCGACGCTGATATCCAGGTTGAAAATGTCCTTTATAATATTTGCCACTTCTTTTTTCGAATTCTTGTAAAATCCACTTAATGCTGTAATTACTGACTTAACTCTTGGACCAAATGTGTCCGCAGTTACTCCTTCTTGTAGCTTGCTACTTTTTCTTTTTCCACATCTTTTGCAACGTCCATGCTCTAGTTAATATTCAACTACATACGGCTTGATTTCCGGCAAATCGACCTTTTGATGAGTATACGGATCTTTTGATACCGCAATTTCTCCTCCGCACTCACACGTATTGGGCAGTTCTATTTTTACCATCTCATCTGCCTCCATTTTAGGGCGGTAACTGCCTTTATGTCCAACCTGTGCTCCTACTTTCCTGTCACTTTTTGGCTTATTTTCCCTCATCTTATATAATTCTTTGGAGCTTGGTATAGATGAATTTTTTGAATTTAAGCCAAGCCTTTCTTTTAACTCAGCGTTTTCGATATAAACAGGCATTTAACCGACAAAGGAAAAATATGCCAGTCAAAATGAAAGTCAGTAACTGCTACGAATATAACAAATTTCTCCAAGAAAGAGGAAATATTTTTTATTACGTCAACGATGCCATAGAAAATTGGTACGAAAAAAGTCCCAAAATGACCGGTGGCAACAATATTTATAGTGATAAAGTCGTAATTCTAATTCACATAATAACTTATTTGTTTAGAATAGGCCTAAGACAAACGGTGGGGTTTATAGCGGGATACCTTGAGCAAATAGGAAAAAATTTGCAAGTTATCAGCTATTCCCAGGCTTCCAGAAGATTCAAAAAGCTTAACTTAAAAATTAATGATCGAAGACATGATAAAAACAGTATGGAAAATATTGAGATCGCCATAGATAGCACTGGAATAAGCATCTACAATAATATTCCAGGCCATAGTAAGGCAAACGGTACAGATAGAAAGTACCGTGGCTATAAGCAAACAAGAAAATTGCATGTAATGCTGGAGATAGGTAGCAAAAAAGTCATAGCTGCAAAATACAGTAGTGGAGTTTATTCTGACCACTATGGAGCCTGTGATCTTATTGCAAGGGCTAATGCTAAATACAATATAAGCACACTATATGCAGACAGAGCATATAATCGAAAGAAGTTATACAAATTGTGCAATGAGCTTGGCATAAAGACAAAAATTCCTCTGCAAAACAATGCAGTGGAGCATCCAAAGCTGGATTATATGGCTGAGAGAAATTCTACAATCAAGCTCATAAAGTCATATGGTGAAGATGGTATGAAGAA includes:
- a CDS encoding collagen-like protein: MSKAKEGGYPGTHGRPGEDGEDGVDGQPGQPGATGEQGERGPRGYPGTSGRPGEDGKDGADGQQGEMGPQGPRGQPGEKGEKGEISDFSSIIDANHSQKKSLLRIIQDTENQKKAKIVTEINGQEETVAKFLEVGHFFKNDDLYIRNHITGSNILIPKDFHFLKVIKDDLQSYKLAFCNNLGNLFFEHKKYDPEYTSLPKEYKSIDLQYMKNAVNIDLSKYYYHTHTPLFAIKRGEL
- a CDS encoding ClpXP protease specificity-enhancing factor SspB yields the protein MEHTDYKKSLNSNKLQVIKKALDVISSNDFTPHLEILFFTYFNDVIIPDYLKKSYPSQMLIVLQHQFFNLKVFEDKFSVNLSFRGKQEQITIPFFAINEFHDKISGDVLVFDKINFNSNEEYQSIERSSNGSIISIDQLRDKS
- a CDS encoding queuosine precursor transporter translates to MNKQIQTSSFMNIDDKIYVSICVFFAVLVVVGNLIYQKFVSLPIFSIHTFELSVGAILYPLTFLLTDLITEFYGKEKSRFCVKLTIVMNLIVASIIMLMDSLSATGWSKIDNELFHLVFGKYGVNFIASMIACYVAQYVDIKIYLWIKNATKNKFLWLRSNGSTAISLLIDTSLVISILCIFNVLPPDRMFSLIASSYSFKFFFTICSTPIFYLAVQTVKVIKKNSNC
- the tkt gene encoding transketolase encodes the protein MNHLPLETMANAIRFLSIDAVQKANSGHPGMPLGMADVAAVLFTKYLNHNPNDPQWFNRDRFVLSNGHGSMLLYSILYLTGYVDIDEIKNFRQLGSKTPGHPEFGLTPGVEATTGPLGQGLAVAVGMALAESILARQLEVNHYTYVMLGDGCLMEGISHEAASLAGHLKLNKLIALFDDNDISIDGSTGLSCSDDVEKRFLTYGWNVNKIDGHNFEAISLAIEQAQKSDKPTLICCKTIIGKFSSRAGTSAAHSGAFTEEDIKNMREKLNWNYEPFDVPEDVRNEWKKTTERAQKNYNSSLSFQRVTLESRKQEDWIPVSATRMTEDHKELQRRLDKRLPDNINNNLTSLKKQIHESMPNEATRSSFGRVMELLTKSMPELIGGSADLTGSNCTKYKHMQVIDSNNYNGSYVHYGIREHAMAACMNGMALHGGIIPYSGTFLVFSDYCRPAIRLSALMKQQVMYVMTHDSIGVGEDGPTHQPIEHLSSLRAIPNLYVFRPADAIEALECISIALEKKESPALFALSRQNVNYVRKFHYNADQSANLSKFGAYILSEYSGKLEVTIFATGSEVEIAIEAKNKLQEKGMGIRVVSMPCWRLFDEQNDEYKATILGNNSTKVAIEAGSEMGWHKYIGSNGIFIGMKSFGESAPYKTLYEHFNISADHLVKYVCELICCIHSAGR
- the rpsD gene encoding 30S ribosomal protein S4, with the translated sequence MTTVVTRKYRISRRLGVNLWGRAKDPVNKRKYPPGQHGIIGFKKQSDFGKQFAAHKKFKFYYAISSKQLRRTFLDAYNRRGYTADNFIGILESRLSSVLYHSGLVPTIYAAKQLISHKHVTVNDKVVNISSYRVKSGDVVKIRERAAKIPAVVEAAQRQERKAPDYLEVQIEERSVKYLRAPQYSEVPYSADMGVNLVVEFYSR
- the iscX gene encoding Fe-S cluster assembly protein IscX, yielding MKWLDIEDIAEALEEKFPDEDVISIRFTELKKKVLNLEKFDDDEKRCNEKILEAIQAAWLGERS